The following proteins come from a genomic window of Corallococcus sp. NCRR:
- a CDS encoding MarC family protein, protein MSGMVSTFLVSLSAIFFVVDPIGVVPLFLAMTAGDTKQQIRSTALRACLVACGMMLFFAVFGRVIFQVFAVSLGAFRVAGGILLLITSLDMLRARPSSTRTSPTEEEEGVVKDDVAIVPLAIPLLAGPGAIATAMVLMARSGTSFVSALPVVAAVVLTFTATYFILNASSLVQRVLRQSGVAILERVSGLILAAIAVQFIADGAKDLLK, encoded by the coding sequence ATGTCCGGAATGGTGTCCACCTTCCTCGTGTCGCTGTCCGCCATCTTCTTCGTGGTGGACCCGATTGGCGTCGTGCCGCTGTTCCTGGCGATGACGGCGGGGGACACCAAGCAGCAGATCCGAAGCACCGCCCTGCGCGCCTGTCTGGTCGCGTGCGGGATGATGCTGTTCTTCGCCGTCTTCGGCCGTGTCATCTTCCAGGTGTTCGCCGTGTCGCTGGGCGCCTTCCGCGTGGCGGGCGGCATCCTGCTGCTCATCACCTCCCTGGACATGTTGCGCGCCCGTCCGTCCTCCACGCGCACCAGCCCCACCGAAGAGGAAGAGGGCGTGGTGAAGGACGACGTGGCCATCGTCCCGCTGGCGATTCCGCTGCTCGCGGGGCCGGGCGCCATCGCCACCGCCATGGTGCTGATGGCGCGCTCCGGGACGTCCTTCGTGTCCGCGCTGCCGGTGGTCGCGGCGGTGGTGCTGACCTTCACCGCGACCTACTTCATCCTCAACGCGTCCAGCCTGGTGCAGCGGGTGCTGCGTCAGTCCGGCGTCGCCATCCTGGAGCGCGTGTCAGGCCTCATCCTGGCCGCCATCGCGGTGCAGTTCATCGCGGACGGGGCGAAGGACCTGCTCAAATAG